The Mucilaginibacter gracilis genomic interval AATTATACCAAACCGGGTTGCCGGCTTAATAGGGGGGCTATGCATTTTCGCAGGTAATACACTCCACTACATTTTAAATATCGATCCTAAATTTTTGCTCATCAGCATACCCGTATTGTTGAGCATTTTTATTGCCGAACTTTACAAAAAATCTGAAACACCTTTTAATAACATTGCCTATACCTGCCTTGGTTTCATTTTTTCTATATCGCCTTTTTGCTTTTTATTTGCGCTGGCATTTATAACCGGGCATTTCGATCATCATTTTCCGTTAGGCTTTTTATTGTTGCTTTGGAGTAATGATACCGGCGCGTATGTTGTGGGCCTCAAATTTGGGCGCACCAAGCTATTTGAGCGCCACTCGCCCAAAAAAACCTGGGAAGGCTTTATTGGCGGTTTGCTATTCACTATGTTTATATCATGGGTAATATCGCTATACTTTACAGATATTACCTGGAAACAGTGGATGTCGGTAGCGGTATTGATTTCGTGTTTCGGTACGATGGGCGATTTGATAGAATCGATGCTGAAACGTAATTTTAACACCAAAGATTCGGGCACCATATTGCCGGGCCACGGCGGTTTGCTTGATCGATTTGATGGTTTATTACTTGCAGCACCTGCAGTTTTTGTTTACTTGTACTTAATTTCAAATTAGTACTTTTACGTTATTAATTAAATACCCTGATCTGCCATTAAAATACCATATGACCATTCATAAAGAAGGTTACACCCCAATAGCCCTGTGCATTCTTTTCATTTTTGTATTGAATGCCCTTATACAATTTTATTCGCCAAGTGCCACTGCTGTAAAATGGATTGTTTACTTGCTGTCTTTCGCGTTTTTTGTGGTTACGATACTGTTTTTTCGTAGCCCGGCCCTTGATATTGTTGCGGATGACACTACCGTACTTTGCCCTGCCAACGGTATGATAACCGCAATTGACGACGTTGAAGAAACCGAGTTTTTAAAAAGCCGCTGCACCAGGGTTGCCATCGCAATATCTGCTACCGATGTACATGTAACACGCAATGCAGTTAGCGGCGCAGTAACTTATTTTAACTACGATAGCAATAAAAACCAAACTACAATTGCCGTACAAAACAATGCCGGGCTTACCGTTTTACTTAGGCAAACAGCCGGCTTGCTGCCACAACCTGTTATAACTTATGTTAAAACAGGCGATTTGGTTAGCCAGGGTGCGCAATTGGGCTTTGCTAATTTAGGTGCCAGGCTTGAAGTTTTTTTACCCGCCGGAGCAGTACTTAATGTTGACCCGGATGACAAGGTAAAAGGCGGACAAACCATGCTGGCCGAATTGAGGGCCTGATAATTTATTTATAAACCGACACCACACATAATGCCAGTTTACGTATACGACCGCCAGTCGAAAAAAACAATTGAAGAGCACGCCATAAAATTGGGTGGCTTAATGTTTTTATATAAAACCCTTACCGGGAAATTGTTAACCAACCTTGTGCTTAAAAGGCGGTTCATTTCCAAATCGTACGGCAGAGTAATGGATGGTAAGCGCAGTTTAAAGCAGATACCTAAATTTATTGAGCATTATAAGTTAGATGTTAACGAAATAAAACGACCGCTTAGCTCATTCAAAAGCTTTAACGATTTTTTTATTCGCGAACTGAAACCCGAAGCAAGGCCAATTGACATGGTTGCCGAACACCTGATATCTGCCGCCGATTCGAGGTTAATGATATGGGACCTGAGCAAAGCCGAGCAATTACCTGTAAAA includes:
- a CDS encoding phosphatidylserine decarboxylase; this translates as MTIHKEGYTPIALCILFIFVLNALIQFYSPSATAVKWIVYLLSFAFFVVTILFFRSPALDIVADDTTVLCPANGMITAIDDVEETEFLKSRCTRVAIAISATDVHVTRNAVSGAVTYFNYDSNKNQTTIAVQNNAGLTVLLRQTAGLLPQPVITYVKTGDLVSQGAQLGFANLGARLEVFLPAGAVLNVDPDDKVKGGQTMLAELRA
- a CDS encoding phosphatidate cytidylyltransferase, which produces MRTRAITGILFVIIMLASLLNGPYIFTAFLGLLGFLCLNEFYNLVKTPQIIPNRVAGLIGGLCIFAGNTLHYILNIDPKFLLISIPVLLSIFIAELYKKSETPFNNIAYTCLGFIFSISPFCFLFALAFITGHFDHHFPLGFLLLLWSNDTGAYVVGLKFGRTKLFERHSPKKTWEGFIGGLLFTMFISWVISLYFTDITWKQWMSVAVLISCFGTMGDLIESMLKRNFNTKDSGTILPGHGGLLDRFDGLLLAAPAVFVYLYLISN